One Alosa alosa isolate M-15738 ecotype Scorff River chromosome 22, AALO_Geno_1.1, whole genome shotgun sequence DNA segment encodes these proteins:
- the LOC125287704 gene encoding butyrophilin-like protein 2 isoform X3 produces MKDMKASRHNNVFKLVIPSPADIHTDPGDDVTLSCHLSMETSVVAMEVKWLKRTDCIYLYKNGQGTEGRGYEGRVSILTEDLQRGNVSLRLRHVTHSESGIYRCQVIHGDFKLEETLWLYVKTIQDEKVPLRRVHSASVYIKPSMAGRGTSETPPEHQSVPTLRPRQLRRDSIRQRRQKTPRRGWSSVG; encoded by the exons ATGAAAGACATGAAAGCTTCCAGGCATAACA ATGTGTTCAAACTGGTGATCCCCTCTCCTGCTGACATCCACACTGACCCTGGTGATGATGTTACTCTGTCATGTCACCTCTCTATGGAGACCAGTGTGGTTGCCATGGAAGTGAAGTGGCTGAAGAGGACAGACTGTATTTACCTGTATAAGAATGGACAGGGGACAGAGGGGAGAGGCTACGAGGGCAGAGTGAGCATCCTTACTGAGGACCTGCAGAGAGGAAACGTCTCTCTGAGACTGAGACAcgtcacacactcagagagtgGGATTTACAGGTGCCAGGTCATTCATGGAGACTTTAAACTGGAGGAGACACTGTGGCTATACGTCAAAACAATCCAAG ATGAAAAAGTCCCTCTCAGGAGAGTTCATAGTGCATCTGTTTACATCAAACCGAGTA tGGCAGGGCGGGGGACCAGTGAGACTCCTCCAGAGCATCAGTCCGTCCCCACGCTGAGGCCGCGGCAGCTGAGGAGAGACAGCATCAGACAGCGGCGGCAGAAAACACCAAGGAGAGGATGGAGTAGTGTGGGATGA
- the LOC125287704 gene encoding butyrophilin-like protein 2 isoform X1 codes for MHVSSGLHDLQLNEVNFTHLMKDMKASRHNNVFKLVIPSPADIHTDPGDDVTLSCHLSMETSVVAMEVKWLKRTDCIYLYKNGQGTEGRGYEGRVSILTEDLQRGNVSLRLRHVTHSESGIYRCQVIHGDFKLEETLWLYVKTIQDEKVPLRRVHSASVYIKPSMAGRGTSETPPEHQSVPTLRPRQLRRDSIRQRRQKTPRRGWSSVG; via the exons ATGCATGTTTCCTCAGGGTTGCATGACCTTCAGCTGAATGAGGTGAACTTCACACAT TTGATGAAAGACATGAAAGCTTCCAGGCATAACA ATGTGTTCAAACTGGTGATCCCCTCTCCTGCTGACATCCACACTGACCCTGGTGATGATGTTACTCTGTCATGTCACCTCTCTATGGAGACCAGTGTGGTTGCCATGGAAGTGAAGTGGCTGAAGAGGACAGACTGTATTTACCTGTATAAGAATGGACAGGGGACAGAGGGGAGAGGCTACGAGGGCAGAGTGAGCATCCTTACTGAGGACCTGCAGAGAGGAAACGTCTCTCTGAGACTGAGACAcgtcacacactcagagagtgGGATTTACAGGTGCCAGGTCATTCATGGAGACTTTAAACTGGAGGAGACACTGTGGCTATACGTCAAAACAATCCAAG ATGAAAAAGTCCCTCTCAGGAGAGTTCATAGTGCATCTGTTTACATCAAACCGAGTA tGGCAGGGCGGGGGACCAGTGAGACTCCTCCAGAGCATCAGTCCGTCCCCACGCTGAGGCCGCGGCAGCTGAGGAGAGACAGCATCAGACAGCGGCGGCAGAAAACACCAAGGAGAGGATGGAGTAGTGTGGGATGA
- the LOC125287704 gene encoding butyrophilin-like protein 2 isoform X2: MHVSSGLHDLQLNELMKDMKASRHNNVFKLVIPSPADIHTDPGDDVTLSCHLSMETSVVAMEVKWLKRTDCIYLYKNGQGTEGRGYEGRVSILTEDLQRGNVSLRLRHVTHSESGIYRCQVIHGDFKLEETLWLYVKTIQDEKVPLRRVHSASVYIKPSMAGRGTSETPPEHQSVPTLRPRQLRRDSIRQRRQKTPRRGWSSVG; encoded by the exons ATGCATGTTTCCTCAGGGTTGCATGACCTTCAGCTGAATGAG TTGATGAAAGACATGAAAGCTTCCAGGCATAACA ATGTGTTCAAACTGGTGATCCCCTCTCCTGCTGACATCCACACTGACCCTGGTGATGATGTTACTCTGTCATGTCACCTCTCTATGGAGACCAGTGTGGTTGCCATGGAAGTGAAGTGGCTGAAGAGGACAGACTGTATTTACCTGTATAAGAATGGACAGGGGACAGAGGGGAGAGGCTACGAGGGCAGAGTGAGCATCCTTACTGAGGACCTGCAGAGAGGAAACGTCTCTCTGAGACTGAGACAcgtcacacactcagagagtgGGATTTACAGGTGCCAGGTCATTCATGGAGACTTTAAACTGGAGGAGACACTGTGGCTATACGTCAAAACAATCCAAG ATGAAAAAGTCCCTCTCAGGAGAGTTCATAGTGCATCTGTTTACATCAAACCGAGTA tGGCAGGGCGGGGGACCAGTGAGACTCCTCCAGAGCATCAGTCCGTCCCCACGCTGAGGCCGCGGCAGCTGAGGAGAGACAGCATCAGACAGCGGCGGCAGAAAACACCAAGGAGAGGATGGAGTAGTGTGGGATGA
- the LOC125288059 gene encoding GTPase IMAP family member 4-like: MELDNLKRELKEKDKVIHDKDVALQVIAHELSETKKALLAKTREVQELEMLISNSKKEDPRQSSADPDSISNHPARKTRSMGIPPWMGGESPSEASSASPVVPELRLVLLGKRAEAKRAVAEAILGRDMVVMPVSTPTQAQCSVSRQGEVVGRKVTVVDTPDWFSPAFSEKLRQDVRLCMKLSNPGPHVFLLVIRVDTLEGEERNIPDKMEDIFGETCWEHTVILFTSTDRMRETSVEELIQRGNLELLVERSENKYHLLDSKACGAIESLLRKIEAVVTRNPDGFYSSQMYLEAEELFRELQQKKEEREERRKIVEKEKAQQLDKTLQDSLRKVEEEIRGHEGEIRALRESMSALERKIEEEQDERKIRELEGELKREADQREQLEKKMSELKENSEKERKEMEAKYKMEIEELRETHKREVKVEKDKQLMKIALHGFRKWTSLRKPIMEKHLISDRQQLPMKKDVIEGERERLQKQIEKMCMDITNLSQALMKVRNSAEIHVKTEE, encoded by the exons ATGGAGCTGGATAATTTGAAAAGAGAGTTAAAAGAAAAGGATAAAGTTATACACGACAAAGACGTGGCGTTGCAAGTCATAGCACATGAACTTTCCGAAACTAAGAAGGCACTCCTGGCAAAAACGCGTGAGGTGCAGGAGCTCGAAATGCTTATCAGTAACAGCAAGAAGGAAGACCCGAGACAGTCCTCTGCTG ACCCGGATTCTATTTCTAACCATCCTGCCAGAAAAACACGCAGTATGGGGATACCACCTTGGA TGGGGGGAGAAAGCCCCAGTGAGGCCAGTTCGGCATCTCCTGTTGTGCCTGAGCTGAGGCTGGTGCTGCTGGGGAAGAGAGCAGAGGCCAAACGGGCCGTAGCGGAGGCCATACTGGGCAGAGACATGGTTGTCATGCCGGTCAGCACCCCCACGCAAGCCCAGTGCAGTGTGAGCAGACAGGGAGAGGTTGTGGGGAGGAAGGTGACGGTGGTGGACACTCCTGACTGGTTCAGCCCTGCATTTTCTGAGAAGCTGAGACAGGATGTGCGACTGTGCATGAAGCTGTCCAACCCTGGGCCCCATGTTTTCCTCCTCGTCATTCGTGTGGACACGcttgaaggagaggagagaaatatCCCAGATAAAATGGAGGACATTTTTGGCGAGACTTGCTGGGAACATACAGTGATCCTCTTTACAAGtacagacagaatgagagaaacaAGCGTGGAGGAGCTGATCCAGAGAGGGAACCTGGAGCTCCTGGTTGAGAGATCTGAGAACAAGTATCACCTCCTTGACTCCAAAGCATGTGGGGCAATTGAATCTCTACTGAGGAAGATCGAAGCAGTGGTGACTCGGAACCCTGATGGGTTTTATAGCAGTCAAATGTACCTTGAGGCTGAGGAACTGTTTAGAGAGCTACaacagaagaaagaggagagggaagagaggagaaaaatagTAGAAAAAGAGAAGGCACAACAGCTCGATAAAACTTTGCAGGACTCTTTAAGGAAGGTAGAGGAAGAAATCAGAGGACATGAAGGTGAAATTCGAGCTCTCCGTGAAAGTATGTCAGCtctggagagaaagatagaagaaGAACAGGATGAGAGGAAGATTAGAGAGCTAGAAGGAGAACTGAAGAGGGAGGCTGATCAGAGGGAACAACTGGAGAAAAAAATGAGTGAGCTGAAAGAGaacagtgaaaaagaaagaaaggaaatggAAGCAAAATACAAAATGGAGATCGAGGAgctcagagagacacacaaaagGGAGGTCAAGGTTGAAAAAGACAAACAGCTAATGAAGATAGCCCTTCATGGATTTCGCAAGTGGACTAGCTTGAGAAAACCCATAATGGAAAAACACTTGATTTCTGACAGGCAGCAATTACCCATGAAGAAAGATGtcatagaaggagagagagaaaggctccAAAAACAGATTGAAAAAATGTGTATGGATATAACCAATCTAAGTCAGGCTCTCATGAAGGTTCGCAATTCAGCAGAGATACATGTCAAGACAGAGGAATAG